The Candidatus Tectomicrobia bacterium DNA window CTGGATCCGCTTGTCGAACTCCTTGGCGGCTTCCTTCCGCCGGGCCTCCTGCTGGGCCATGAGCTCCTTGAGGCCCGGCGATTTTTTCTTGGCGGCGTCCCCGAACGGATCCTTCACCTGGTGGCGGGCGATGGAGACGAGCTCCCCGCGGATCTCGATCTTGATCTGGTTCCCCGGGGCCACCCCGAGCGCTTTCATCACGTCCTTCGGCAGGTGGATGCGGCCTCCCTCGCCCACTTCGATCACATGAATGGGCTGCTCGTTCATCGTTGCGGCTCCTCTGCTGGCGGAAAGCCCTCCCGCCGTCAGCCCCACGTGAGGAGGTGCATGCCCAAGGGCTGGGGAAGATCCGGGTTGTTGGGCATCACCCGCACCGCGATCCCGCGCGACCCGGCGATCTCGCAAGCGAGCTCCCCCTGGAACCGGTAGAACCCGTTCCCCATCTCCTCCGCGACCGCCATGGGAAGCGTCTGCCCCTCCGTGATCTTGTGCGCCGGGTCGATGGGCCCGTGGTAGACCTCCACGCGGACGTCCGAGGGGCCCAGGGGGCCGAGCTCCACGTCCGCCGTCACGCGGATGGACGTTCCCACCGACACCACGCCGTTGCGGTCCACCGAGATGTCGCGGATTTGCACCTTCGGCCACGCCTCGCGGACTTTGCCCTTCCAGGCGGCGAGGGAGCGGGCCGGCTTCATGCTGTCGCTGATGAGATAGGAGCGGTGCCGGGCGAGCGGCAGGTAGAAGCGCTCGGCGTATTCGCGCACCATGCGGTTCGTGTTGAACACCGGCGCGAGGGACTTCAGGGAGTTCCGCATCATCTCCACCCACCCGCGCGGGATGCCGTCCGTCGAGCGGTCGTAGAACAGCGGCACGATCTCCTGCTCCAGCCGGTCGAACAGGCTGTCGCATTCCACCTTGTCCTGGTAGCCCGAGTCCTGGTACTCCTCCCCCGCGCCGATGGACCAGCCGAGGTCGCTTCGGTAGCCCTCCGCCCACCAGCCGTCCAGGATGCTCAGGTTGAGCGCGGCGTTGGCGGCCACCTTCATGCCGCTGGTGCCGCTGGCCTCCTGGGGCCGGCGCGGGTTGTTGAGCCACAGGTCCACGCCCTGAACGAGGTGGCGCGCGACGTCGATGTCGTAGTCCTCGAGAAAGACCACGCGCCTGCGGACGGCGGGCTGGCGGGCGAAGTTGATGAGGTCGCGGATGAAGGACTTCCCCTCGTGATCGCGGGGGTGGGCTTTCCCGGCGAAGATGATCTGGAGAGGCCGCTCCTTGTTCGTGAGAAGGGCGATCAGGCGGTCGGGCTGCTGGAGGAGCAGGGTCGCGCGCTTATAGGTCGCGAAGCGCCGCGCGAAGCCGATGGTGAGTGTGCCCGGCTCGAGGATCTCTGTGGCCAGATCGAGATGACTGCGGGAGAGGCCCCGATTCTGCCAGCGTTGCCGCAGATGGCTGCGGCAGAAGCTGACGAGGCTCTCCCGGGCCCGCTCCTGCACGAGCCAGAGCTCGGTCGCGGGGATGCGGTCCACGCGCTCCCACGTCTCCGGCTGGTCGGGATCGTTCGTCCACCGGGGGCCGAGGTAGCGGCTGAGGAGGTTCTTCACCTCGGCCGAGACCCAGGATGGCAGGTGCACGCCGTTGGTGATGGATGAAATGGGCACCTCGCTCAGCGGGAGGTTCGGCCACAGGCCGTTCCACATCTTCCGCGAAACCTCGCCGTGCAGGCGGCTGACGCCGTTCGCGCCCGCCGAGAGCCGCAGGGCGAGGACCGCGACGTTGAAGGGCTCGTCCTGGTTGGCCGGGTTCGGCCGCCCGAAGCCCATGAACTCCTCCCAGCTGATCTGCATGGAGGCCGCATAGGGGCGGAAGTATTTCTCCATCAGCCCGGGGGGGAAGATGTCGATCCCGGCCGGGACGGGCGTGTGCGTGGTGAAGACGTTGCCGGCCGAGGTCATCTCCCGCGCGGTGCGGAAGTCGATGTTGTACTTCTCCATCGCCAGCCGGATGCGCTCCAGCGAGAGGAAGGCCGAGTGGCCCTCGTTCATGTGGCAGACGACGGGCGGGAGGTTCAGCTTGTGGAGCATCCGCACCCCGCCGACCCCGAGCAGAATCTCCTGGCGGATGCGTGTCTCCATGTCCCCCCCGTAGAGCGCCAGCGTGACCTCGCGGTGAGGAGGAGCGTTCTCGGGAAGGTTGGCGTCCATGAGAAAAATGGGGACCCGCCCCACCTGCACGCGCCAGATCTGCGCCTTGAGGAGGCCGTCGGAGAACTGCACCTCGACCGTGACGGGGTTGCCCTGCTCGTCGCGCACCAGCCGCAGGCACATGTTGTGGAAGTCGTTGTCCGGGTAGCGCTCCTGCTGCCAGCCGTCGGCGCTCAGGTACTGCCGGAAGTATCCCTGCTGGTACAGCAGCCCCACGCCCACCAGCGGGAGGCCCAGGTCGCTCGCCGATTTCATGTGATCGCCGGCGAGGATGCCGAGGCCGCCCGAATAGTTCGGGATGGACTCGGTCAGGCCGAACTCCATGCTGAAGTAGGCGATGCGCAAGTCGGGGATGCCTGCCTCGCCGAACTTCTTCTGGTACCAGCGGGGCTCGGTCATGTAGGTCCGGAGCTCCTGCAGCACGCTCTGGAGCTCGCTCAGAATCCCCTCGTCTTGAGCCGCCTCGTCGAGGGTCTTCTGGGAGAGGCGGCCGAGCATCCGCACCGGGTTGTGGTGGGTCGCCTCCCATTCGTCCCCGCCGATCTGGGCGAAGAGGGCGCGGGCCCGCGGGTTCCAGTCGAAGGCGATGTTGTAGGCGATCTCCTCGAGGTCCTTGAGCTGGGGAGGCAGGGTCGGAATCACCTGGAACGGAATGACTGTGTTCATGGGCCTTCCGTCTTGGTTAGAGGGTGCCGCCGGGGGAGGTCGCCCGGCCGGCCTGGGACTGTGAATCGCCGCCTGCGAGGCCGTAGGCGCCCTTTTCACGGAGCGCGACGTTGGGTCCCGGCGGCGAGTAGATGACGACGTACTTGAGGGGCTTGCCCGGCCCGCTGCGGATCTGATGCATGGCCCCAGGCGGGACGAATATCGCGTCTCCTTCCTCGAATGGCACATTTTCCCCGTCGATGGCGACGGAGCCCGACCCGCTCAGGATGTAGAAAGCGTGCTCTTCCTTGTCGTGCTTATGGGCCGTGGAGCTCAGGCCCGGACCGAACTCGTTGAACAGGAGGGCGAAGTTGCGGGCGCCGACGGTCTGATCGTCCAGCAGGATGCGGAAGAGGCTGTGCCCTCCCGATACCGGCAGGGGCCCGGAGGCGGCCTCGCCGGGACGGACGCGGTAGGCGGCTTTTTTCATGCGCTCATCCTCTGAACGGAGCGGTACATGTGATTCAAGGGGCCCCTCCCTTTCCCGAGGGGCAGGGCGCTCTCGATGGCCCCCTGGATGTATTCCTTGGCCGCCGCGGCCGCCTCCCGGACCGGCCGCCCGAGGGCGAGGCCGGCCGCGATGGCCGAGGAGAGGGTGCAGCCCGTCCCGTGGGTGTGCGGAGTGTCGACATGCCGGCCGCCGAGGACGGCGATCTCGCGCCCGTCGAACAGCACGTCCGCCGCTCCCCGGGTAATGTGGCCGCCCTTCACGAGCACATGGCGCGGGCCGAGGCGGTGGAGCGCCCGGGCCGCCTCCTTCATCTCCTCGATGCCGCCGATGGGCCCGCCGCCCAGGAGATCGCGGGCCTCCTCCGTGTTCGGCGTGAGCACCTCGGCCAGCGGGAGGAGCTCCCGGATGAGGGCCTCGCGCGCCTCCGGCGCGAGCAGGCGGTCCCCGCTCTTGGCCACCATCACCGGGTCCACGACCAGCCGCTCCAGCCGGTGCTCCCGGACCTTCCGGGCCACCACCTCGACGATTTCGGCCGTGGCCAGCATCCCCACCTTGGCGGCGGCCACCGGGAGATCGCCGCACACGGAGTCGAACTGCAGGGCGATGAAATCGGGAGGCACGCCGTGCACGCCCTGGACCCCCACGGTGTTCTGGGCCGTGAGGGCGGTGATGACGGAGGCGCCGTAGACGCCGAAGGCGCAGAAGGTCTTGAGGTCCGCCTGGACCCCCGCGCCCCCTCCCGAGTCGGAGCCGGCGATGGTCAGCGCGACGGGAGGCAGGTCAAAACCGGTTCGGAATGCCACGGATCGGTTTCCTTTCTCTCGCCAGGGGAAAACCGGCAGCGGGAAGGGAGCGCGATCTTCGGCCCGGATAAACCCGGCCCGAAGCCGCCTTCCATCCCCTCGCCACCGTGAATGTATCATCTCGGGAAAGAAGAATGAAATGGAGTTGTTTTTTGCGTCTTGGATCGGCTGGGCCGGGGCCATGCCGGGGGTGGGGCAAATTAGGGGCCGTTATCTTGACAATTTTATTCGGGAATTATATTCTTTGGCCGACGTATGGTAAGGGAAGGATGGAGGAAAGAAGGAATACAGCATGGCTTTGGGCACCCGAGGGCGGCCTTCCCAAATTCTCCGGGCTCATTCCGATATTTTGGGCCAGGTCGGGGGAACGCCCCTGGTCCGCCTGAGGCGCCTTCCGGACCCCAAGGGAGCGCGGGTCTACGCCAAGCTGGAGCAGTTCAACCCCGGCGGGAGCGTCAAGGACCGCATCGCGCTCAGCATGATTCTCGACGCCGAGCGGCGCGGCCTGCTCAAGCCCGGGGGCACCATCCTCGAGCCCACGAGCGGCAACACGGGCATTGGGTTGGCCATGGTGGGCGCCGTCCGGGGCTACCGCGTGATCATCGTCCTGAGCGAGAGCATGAGCCATGAGCGCCACTCGCTGCTCACGGGCTACGGCGCGCAGGTGGTCTTCAGCCCCGGCGAGGGGGGCATGATGGGCTCGGTGACCAAGGCCGAGGAGCTGCTCGCCGGGAATCCGGACTACTTCATGCCCCAGCAGTTCAACAACCCGGCCAATCCCGAGATCCACCGCCGCACCACCGCCCGCGAGATTCTCCGGGACATGGGCGCCCAGCGCGTGGACGCCTTGGTGGCGGGGGTCGGCACGGGGGGCACCATCACCGGGGTGGGCGAGGTGCTCAAGGCCAAGCGTCCGGCCACCCGCGTCGTGGCGGTCGAGCCGGCCGGCTGCGCCATCCTCTCGGGTGGCAAGCCCGGGCCGCACCAGATCCAGGGGATCGGGGCCGGCTTCGTCCCCCGCGTGCTGAACCGCGAGGTGATCGACCAGGTCGAGGTGGTCACGGACCAGGAGGCCTACGACCATTCCAAGGAGCTCGGCCGGGGGGAGGGGATCGCGGCGGGCATCTCGGCCGGGGCGGCCGTCTGCGCCGCGCTGCGGGTGGCGCGCGGGATGTCCCCCGAGGAGAACGTGGTCGTCGTCCTGCCCGACGGGGCGGAGCGGTATTTCAGCCTGGAGCCTTATTTCCGCTGATTGGCTTGTTCCATTCCAGCGCCAGCCGTCCGGGGGCCATCTCCCCGGCGCGGCCATCGAAAGGGAGAGCACGATGCCGGTTGTGGTCCGGATTCCCACCCCCCTGCAGGAGTTCACCCAGCAGAAGGATGCCGTCGAGGTCGATGGCGAGACGGTGAAGGACGTCCTCGCCAACCTGGACAAGAAGTGCTCCGGCATCCGCCAGCGCCTCTACGACGAGAGCGGGAAGCTCCGCCGCTTCGTCAACATATACGTGAACCAGGAGGACATCCGCTTCCTCCAGGGCGAGGGGACGAAGGTGAAGGGGGGCGACGAGGTGTCGATCGTCCCGGCCATCGCGGGCGGCCGCTGATCCGGAGGACGGCGTGACCCTGACCCAGGACCAGGTCCAGCGCTACAGCCGCCACTTGCTCATGCCGGAGATCGGAGGGCAGGGACAGGCGCGGCTGCTGGAGAGCGCGGTCCTGATCGCCTTCTCCCCGGAAGCGCGGGGCGCGGCCGAAGCCCTGGCGGCCTACCTGGCGGCGGCGGGGGTGGGGAGGATCGGCTGGTGGGCGGCGGGCGCCGGGGAAGCTCCCGCGCCGGGCTCGCTGGCCGGGCTGCTGGACGCATACGCCCCGGGCGGCGCCGGGGCGTCCGTCCGGTCGATCAACCCGGACGCCCGCCTCGAAACGATCGGGAGCCGGGACGAAGCGAAGCGGCGGGACGATGGCCTGGTCCTGCTCCTGGGCGAGGACGCCCGCCTTGAGGCGTTCGGGCGGGAGTGCCGGGACGGGGGGAAGGCGGTCCTCCGCGGGCGGCTCTCGGGCATGGCCGGCGCCGTCCTGGCCGGTGAAGCCTCGGCCCTTGGCTTTGAACCGGCGGAGGCCGGGGAGGAACTCCCGCCGGCCCCGGCGGAAGGCGCGCTGGGCGCGCTGCTGGCGGCGGGGGCCATCCGGGCCCTGCTGGGGGAGGCCCCGGCCGAAGCGGGCTTTGATTTCGAAAAAGGCCGCCTGTGGGGCCGTCCGGTTCCCCAGCGCGCGGCGCGGGGTGCCGCCCCCGCCGCGGAAGCCTTTTCACAGTAGAGGAAGGTTCGTGATGGCTGAGAGCATGATTCAGGCTCCTGCCCGTTCGTTCCGCAGCATCGACGACGTCCCGATCCTCAAGCTGATCGGGAACACCCCCCTGCTGCGCATCCGGCTGTTCGAGCGGGAGTTCCCGCATGTCGAGGTCTGGGCCAAGGCTGAGTGGTTCAACCCGGGTGGATCGGTGAAGGATCGGCCCGCCCTCTCCATGGTGAGGGACGGCCTCGAGCGGGGCCTCCTGCGGCCCGGCATGACCCTACTGGATTCCACGAGTGGCAACACCGGGATCGCCTACGCCATGATCGGGGCCGCGCTCGGCATCCCGGTGAAGCTCGTCCTCCCGGCGAACGCGAGCCCGGAGCGCAAGGGCACGCTCAAGGCCTACGGCGCCGAGATGGTCTTCTCGAGCGCGCTCGAGGGCTCGGACGGCGCGCAGCGCCTCGCGCGCCGGATCTACGAGGAGGACCCGGAGGCCTATTTCCTGCCCTGCCAGTACGACAACCCCGCCAACCCGCTCGCCCACGAGAACGGGACGGCGGTGGAGATCCTCGAGCAGACGGGCGGCCGCGTGACCCACTTCGTGGCCGGCCTCGGCACGACGGGCACCCTGGTGGGCACGGGGCGGGGGCTCAAGAAGCGCAAGGCGGACGTCAAGGTGTGCGCGGTGATGCCCGCCGAGCCCTTCCACGGCCTCGAGGGCATGAAGCACATCCCCACGGCCATCCGCCCGGGGATCTACGAGGAGGCGGTGCACGATCAGCTCATCCTGGCCGGGACCGAGGACAGCTATCAGCTGGCCGAGCGCCTGGCGCACGAGGAGGGGCTGTTCGTGGGCCACTCTTCGGGGGCGGCCCTCGTGGGCGCGCGCGAGGTGGCGGAGCGCGCCCGGAGCGGCGTCATCGTGGTCATCTTCCCCGACAGCGGGGATCGGTACCTGAGCGAGATGCATTGAGAGGATTGCTCGAATTGCGGCTGACGAAGGAGCAGGCGGAGATGATAGGCGGGCATGCCCGGGCGGCCTATCCCGACGAGTGCTGCGGCGTCATCGTGGGCCCCCCCGCCGGGGAGTCGAACGGCGACCCGCGCCGCCTGCGGGTGCACCTCTTGCGGAACCTTCAGAACGAGATGCACGCGAAGGACCCCGAGTCCTACCCCCGAACGGCCCGGCGCGCGTTCCTCATCGATCCGTTCGCGCTGGAGCGCATCCTGCGCGAGGCGCGGGAGCGCGGCGAGGTGCTGTGCGCCATCTTTCACAGCCATCCCGACGAGGACGCCTATTTCTCCCGGGAGGATCGGGACGCGGCGGTGCCCTTCGGGGACGTGCCCTCCTATCCCGAGGCCGCCCACATCGTGATGAGCGTCCGGGAGGGCCAAGTGCGCGGGGCCAAGGTGTTCCGCTGGGACGCCGGCGCGAAGGATTTCGTGGCGGGCGATCTGGAAGTGGCGGAGCGGACATGACCCTGGCGGAGCGGCTGGCGCGATCCTCGGTCCTCGTGGTGGGGGCCGGCGGGCTGGGCTCGCCCGCCGCCCTGGCCCTCGCGGCCTCCGGGGTGGGGCGGATCGGCCTGGTGGACGAGGACCGGGTGGACCTCTCGAACCTCACCCGCCAGATTCTCCACCGCACCGCCGACCTGGGCCGGGCAAAGGTGGATTCGGGGGTGGAGCGGCTCGGGGCCCTGGCGCCGGGCGTCCGGGTGGAGGCGCACCGGACGCGCCTCGGCCCCGCGGAGGCGCCCTCCCTGGTGGCCGGGTACGACGTGGTGGTGGAGGGGAGCGACAACCTCGACACCAAGCTCCTGATGAACGAAGCGTGTCTCCAGGAGGGGAAGCCGCTGGTCCTGGGCGCCATCCTGCGCTTCTTCGGCCAGGTGCTCACCGTGGTGCCGGGGAAGACGGCCTGCGCCCGCTGCCTCTATGGCGGGGACGGCGGAGCCGTCCTGGCCTCCTGCGGCCGCGCGGGAGTGCTGGGGGCGGTGGCGGGCTTCATCGGCATGGCCCAGGCGGCCGAGGCGCTCCGCCTGCTGGCGGGCCGGCCTCCGGCCTGGGCGGACCGGCTGCTGACCGCCGATCTGTGGCGAAACCGGATGGGGACGGCGCCGCTCCGGCCGGATCCCTTTTGCGAAACGTGCGGCGCGGGCGCCGCGAAGGCCGCCCGATTGGTCATCCCCTGATCCGCCTCGGGGGAAACATCGGAAAGAGGATGACAATATGAAGATCTCGACGAAAGGCCGCTACGCCGTGCTTGCCATGATCGAGCTGGCGAGGCATTCCCAGACCCATCCCATCCCGCTCCCGCAGATCGCGGGGCGGCTGGCCATCAGCCAGCACTACTTGGAGCAGCTTTTCGTCAAGATGCGGCGCGCCAGGCTCGTGCGCAGCACGCGGGGGCCCGGGGGAGGATACATTCTGGCCCTGCCGCCCTCGCAGATCAACATGAAGGCCGTGCTCTCGGCGGTGGAGGAGGAGATCCGCCCCGTGGACTGCGGCGATACGGACGAGGCGGGCGGCCCCTGCCCCAACATCCCGGTTTGCGGGAGCCGCGTGCTGTGGAAGAAGCTGGAGGCCGCGATCGACCGGACCCTCTCCGAGACCACTCTCGAGGAGCTTTCCCTCGGCTCCCGGGAGGAGACCGAGCGGGTGCGCCTCCCGAGTTTCCCCGTGAGCATCTGAGCCGCCGCGGGAGCGTTCCGTGCGGGTTCTCGCCCTCTCCATGCTGCTCGCCATGGCCCCGGCGCCGCCCCCCATCTCCGCCCAGGAGCTTCCCCTCGATCGCGTCCAGCTCCCCCCCGGGTTCCGCATCGGCCTCTACGCCCGCGACGTGCCGGGGGCGCGCTCGCTGGCCCTGAGCCCCGCCGGCACCGTCTTCGTCGGCTCGCGCGGGGCGGGCAAGGTCTACGCCCTCCGGGACAAGGACGGCGACGGCCGGGCGGACGAGATCATCACCCTCCTCCAGGGCCTGGACACCCCCAACGGGGTGGCCTTCAAGGACGGCGACCTCTACGTGGCCCAGATATCGCGCGTCCTGCGGTACCGGGGCATCGAGGCCCGCCTGAAGAACCCGCCCGAGCCCGAGGTCTTCTACGACGGCCTCCCCACCGACCGCCACCACGGCTGGAAGTTCATCCGCTTCGGGCCGGACGGCCGGCTCCACGTCCCCGTGGGCGCCCCCTGCAACATCTGCGACCCGGGCGACCCCTATGCCGCCATCCTCCGCCTCGCGCCCGACGGCAAGAGCCGCGAGATCGTCGCCCGGGGGGTGCGGAACACCGTCGGCTTCGACTGGCATCCCCGGACGAAGGAGCTCTGGTTCACCGACAACGGGCGCGACTGGATGGGCGACGACCGGCCCCCGGACGAGCTGAACCGCGCCCCGCGCCCGGGCATGCACTTCGGCTTCCCCTATTGCCACGGCCAGAGCCTCAAGGACCCCGACTTCGGCTCCGGCCGGGACTGCTCCCGCTACGCGCCCCCCGCCCGGGAGCTGGGCCCCCACGTGGCCGCCCTTGGGATGCGCTTCTACACCGGGAAGATGTTCCCCGGGAGATACCGCAACCAGATCTTCATCGCCGAGCACGGCTCCTGGAACCGGAGCGCCCCCATCGGCTACCGGGTGACCCTGGTGCGCCTGGACGAGGGCGGCCGCGCGGTGGAATACGCCCCCTTCGCCCACGGCTGGCTCCAGGGCGGCTCGGCCTGGGGGCGCCCGGTGGACGTCCAGGAGCTTCCGGACGGCTCCCTCCTCGTCTCGGACGACCGCGCCGGCGCCGTCTACCGCATCACCTACGGGCGGTAGGGCGGCCCTGGTCTGACCGGGGGTATTTCTCTTTTCATAGGTTTTTTCCCTCAATATCCCTCAATATCCGTGACACCCCCTTTCGCGCGGCCTTTTCGCCTCTCTCCGTTTCGCCCTCCATGGGGGCTTGGCCTTCCCGCGGGGGACGGAAGCCCGCGGCGCCAATGTACGCCCCGGCAGCCAAATGCCAGTTACACCAAATGACGCCAATTTCGCGCACCTTCATGCATCCCCGGGGGAAATGAAGCCGCCCGCTTGCCAATCCCCCCCGGGCGCGGCGATTATCTGGCCGAGGCGCGCAACGGCAATTCATCGGGGCGGGCGCCCGGGGAGGGTCCCCATGCGGCACAGGTTTCTTTCGGCCGGCGGGCGGCTGGGGGGAGGCGTCCTGATCGCCCTGGGCCTGGCCTTCGCGCTCTCGGCTCAGGGGCAGGAGCTCAGGCGGCTCGACTTCATCCAGGACTACCTGAAGTGGGCCCCCCTCTACCGGGACCCCGTCTTCAGCGCCACCCACGGCAAGCGGCTCGTGCGGACCTACCTGAACGCCCCCGCCTGGGCCGAATGGCAGCGCTTCCAGAAGGCCCCCGAGGGCTCCCTTCTGACCTTCCCGCCGGGGAGCCTCATCGTGAAGGACTCCTGGGAGAACGTGAACGGCAAGCCCGGGCCGCGCGCCTACCTCTTCGTGATGCGCAAGGAGGCCGAGAACTCCCGGCCTGCCGCGGGGGACTGGTACTGGGCCATCGCCACCCCGGACTTCCGCGTCCTCAAGTGGCAGGGGAAGATCTTCGAGGGCTACGGCGGGAACGTGCAGTACTGCGTCGACTGCCACAAGCAGGCGGAGGGGACCGACTTCTTCTTCGGGTCGCCGGGCAAGTTGCCCAAGAAGTAAGGCGAGCGGCCGCTGGCTGCCCCTCTCCCAAGGGGAGAGGGAGGCGGGCGGGGATGCGCGGTGCCCTGTTAGCCGTCGGATGCCTGAACAATGAGTTTGTCTCTCGCTTCCAGCCCCGGGAGGAGGCCAGCATGAAATACCGCAAGAGCGAGGCCAAGGAATACGCCCGGGAGGCGCTGCGGGGCATCTGGGACTCCGTCGGCACCCCGTTCACTCCGGAGGGGAAGCTCGACGAGGCCGGCATCCGCCGGAACATGAACCACCTCATCGAGAACCTCCAGGTGGACGGCAACTACACCTCGGGCAACGTGGCCGAGTTCTGGTCCCTCTCGACCGCCGAGCGCAAGCGGGCGCACGAGGCCTACATCGAGGCGGCGGCCGGGCGCATCCCCATGATGGCCGGGGTGCACGACCAGTCGGCGGACACCGCGGTGGAGCTGGCCCGCCACGCCCAGGACGTAGGCTACGATCTCGTCATCATCCTCACCCCCTTCATCGCCGCCCGGAACGACGCGGCGGTGCTCGAGTACATGACCTACGTCTCGCAGCGCGTGGACATCGGCATCGTCCTCTTCAACTCGCCGGGCGCCTGCCACCTCATCGGCCCCGAGCTCGCGCGGAGGCTCGCGGCCCTGCCCAACGTCTGCGGAATGAAGCAGACGGACTGGAATCCCCACGCCACCATCCTCCTCGAGGAGGCGGTGGGGGACCGGATCGTGATCAGCGTGGCGGAGGAGACCGTCTGGCTCCACAACATGATCCATCTCGGCCACCGCTGGCTCATCACCTACACCCCGCACACCTACCAGGTGGCGGGCTGGCTCCCGCTCAAGGAGTACACCGAACTGGCCCTGGCCGGTGACCTGAAGCGCGCGGCGGAGGTCTCGGCCTCCCTGGCCCCGCTCAGGGCCGCGAACAGCCGCTGGATCATGGGCCCCTGGGCCCAGGGGCGGATGCCCGTCGCGGCGCTCAAGCTCTGGGAGGAGCTCATCGGGATGGCCGCCGGGCCGGTGCGGCCCCCCGCCGTCCCGCTCACGAAGGAAGAGAGGGAAGAGCTGCGCGCCGACCTCAGGCGCGCCGGGCTGCTCCAGAAGGCGGAGGCGGCCACGGCCCCCCAGTAGCCTGCGCCGGCGCGCCGGGCGCCCTTCACCGCGCTTCATTCCGTCGGGAGGAAAGATGGCGTTCGAGCCCGTCCGCGTCGCGTCCATGGGCCTGGGGAGGTGGGCCAACGTCCTGGCCGACGCCGCCCTGCGGGGCGGGAAGATACGCCTCGTCTCGTGCTTCAGCCGCACCCCCGAGAAGCGCCGGGAGTTCAGCCGCCGCTACGGGACGCGCGAGGCCGTGGCCTTCGATGAGTTCTTGAAGGACCCCGAGGTGGAGGCGGTCATCCTCACCACCCCCAACCACAACCACCTGGAGCACATCGAGGCGCTTGCCTCGGCCGGGAAGCACGTCTACTGCGAGAAGCCCATCGCCCACAGCCTCGAGCACGCGCGCAGGATCGTCCAGGCGGTGGAGCGGGCCGGGGTCAAGCTCGCCGTCGGGCACAGCGCCCGGCGG harbors:
- a CDS encoding AbrB/MazE/SpoVT family DNA-binding domain-containing protein → MNEQPIHVIEVGEGGRIHLPKDVMKALGVAPGNQIKIEIRGELVSIARHQVKDPFGDAAKKKSPGLKELMAQQEARRKEAAKEFDKRIQEKHEVRPEDREDFWR
- the glgP gene encoding alpha-glucan family phosphorylase, whose translation is MNTVIPFQVIPTLPPQLKDLEEIAYNIAFDWNPRARALFAQIGGDEWEATHHNPVRMLGRLSQKTLDEAAQDEGILSELQSVLQELRTYMTEPRWYQKKFGEAGIPDLRIAYFSMEFGLTESIPNYSGGLGILAGDHMKSASDLGLPLVGVGLLYQQGYFRQYLSADGWQQERYPDNDFHNMCLRLVRDEQGNPVTVEVQFSDGLLKAQIWRVQVGRVPIFLMDANLPENAPPHREVTLALYGGDMETRIRQEILLGVGGVRMLHKLNLPPVVCHMNEGHSAFLSLERIRLAMEKYNIDFRTAREMTSAGNVFTTHTPVPAGIDIFPPGLMEKYFRPYAASMQISWEEFMGFGRPNPANQDEPFNVAVLALRLSAGANGVSRLHGEVSRKMWNGLWPNLPLSEVPISSITNGVHLPSWVSAEVKNLLSRYLGPRWTNDPDQPETWERVDRIPATELWLVQERARESLVSFCRSHLRQRWQNRGLSRSHLDLATEILEPGTLTIGFARRFATYKRATLLLQQPDRLIALLTNKERPLQIIFAGKAHPRDHEGKSFIRDLINFARQPAVRRRVVFLEDYDIDVARHLVQGVDLWLNNPRRPQEASGTSGMKVAANAALNLSILDGWWAEGYRSDLGWSIGAGEEYQDSGYQDKVECDSLFDRLEQEIVPLFYDRSTDGIPRGWVEMMRNSLKSLAPVFNTNRMVREYAERFYLPLARHRSYLISDSMKPARSLAAWKGKVREAWPKVQIRDISVDRNGVVSVGTSIRVTADVELGPLGPSDVRVEVYHGPIDPAHKITEGQTLPMAVAEEMGNGFYRFQGELACEIAGSRGIAVRVMPNNPDLPQPLGMHLLTWG
- a CDS encoding cupin domain-containing protein; translated protein: MKKAAYRVRPGEAASGPLPVSGGHSLFRILLDDQTVGARNFALLFNEFGPGLSSTAHKHDKEEHAFYILSGSGSVAIDGENVPFEEGDAIFVPPGAMHQIRSGPGKPLKYVVIYSPPGPNVALREKGAYGLAGGDSQSQAGRATSPGGTL
- the thiD gene encoding bifunctional hydroxymethylpyrimidine kinase/phosphomethylpyrimidine kinase, coding for MIHSRWRGDGRRLRAGFIRAEDRAPFPLPVFPWREKGNRSVAFRTGFDLPPVALTIAGSDSGGGAGVQADLKTFCAFGVYGASVITALTAQNTVGVQGVHGVPPDFIALQFDSVCGDLPVAAAKVGMLATAEIVEVVARKVREHRLERLVVDPVMVAKSGDRLLAPEAREALIRELLPLAEVLTPNTEEARDLLGGGPIGGIEEMKEAARALHRLGPRHVLVKGGHITRGAADVLFDGREIAVLGGRHVDTPHTHGTGCTLSSAIAAGLALGRPVREAAAAAKEYIQGAIESALPLGKGRGPLNHMYRSVQRMSA
- the cysK gene encoding cysteine synthase A, with protein sequence MALGTRGRPSQILRAHSDILGQVGGTPLVRLRRLPDPKGARVYAKLEQFNPGGSVKDRIALSMILDAERRGLLKPGGTILEPTSGNTGIGLAMVGAVRGYRVIIVLSESMSHERHSLLTGYGAQVVFSPGEGGMMGSVTKAEELLAGNPDYFMPQQFNNPANPEIHRRTTAREILRDMGAQRVDALVAGVGTGGTITGVGEVLKAKRPATRVVAVEPAGCAILSGGKPGPHQIQGIGAGFVPRVLNREVIDQVEVVTDQEAYDHSKELGRGEGIAAGISAGAAVCAALRVARGMSPEENVVVVLPDGAERYFSLEPYFR
- a CDS encoding MoaD/ThiS family protein, with translation MPVVVRIPTPLQEFTQQKDAVEVDGETVKDVLANLDKKCSGIRQRLYDESGKLRRFVNIYVNQEDIRFLQGEGTKVKGGDEVSIVPAIAGGR
- a CDS encoding cysteine synthase family protein; this encodes MIQAPARSFRSIDDVPILKLIGNTPLLRIRLFEREFPHVEVWAKAEWFNPGGSVKDRPALSMVRDGLERGLLRPGMTLLDSTSGNTGIAYAMIGAALGIPVKLVLPANASPERKGTLKAYGAEMVFSSALEGSDGAQRLARRIYEEDPEAYFLPCQYDNPANPLAHENGTAVEILEQTGGRVTHFVAGLGTTGTLVGTGRGLKKRKADVKVCAVMPAEPFHGLEGMKHIPTAIRPGIYEEAVHDQLILAGTEDSYQLAERLAHEEGLFVGHSSGAALVGAREVAERARSGVIVVIFPDSGDRYLSEMH
- a CDS encoding Mov34/MPN/PAD-1 family protein; translation: MRLTKEQAEMIGGHARAAYPDECCGVIVGPPAGESNGDPRRLRVHLLRNLQNEMHAKDPESYPRTARRAFLIDPFALERILREARERGEVLCAIFHSHPDEDAYFSREDRDAAVPFGDVPSYPEAAHIVMSVREGQVRGAKVFRWDAGAKDFVAGDLEVAERT
- a CDS encoding HesA/MoeB/ThiF family protein; the protein is MTLAERLARSSVLVVGAGGLGSPAALALAASGVGRIGLVDEDRVDLSNLTRQILHRTADLGRAKVDSGVERLGALAPGVRVEAHRTRLGPAEAPSLVAGYDVVVEGSDNLDTKLLMNEACLQEGKPLVLGAILRFFGQVLTVVPGKTACARCLYGGDGGAVLASCGRAGVLGAVAGFIGMAQAAEALRLLAGRPPAWADRLLTADLWRNRMGTAPLRPDPFCETCGAGAAKAARLVIP
- a CDS encoding RrF2 family transcriptional regulator, with product MKISTKGRYAVLAMIELARHSQTHPIPLPQIAGRLAISQHYLEQLFVKMRRARLVRSTRGPGGGYILALPPSQINMKAVLSAVEEEIRPVDCGDTDEAGGPCPNIPVCGSRVLWKKLEAAIDRTLSETTLEELSLGSREETERVRLPSFPVSI